In Thermomonas carbonis, a single genomic region encodes these proteins:
- a CDS encoding GNAT family N-acetyltransferase, producing MSQAFSTGHSPLGTDLRSAMIADADDVARLLTELGYPCEIDEAAERIDAIAANDRQALVLARRDGAVCGLVALDYMYYLPLGTITCRVTALVVTPTSQGLGIGRQLLKEAERRARTGGAARIELTSGSQRTEAHAFYRACGYKDSSVRFVKQLGA from the coding sequence ATGAGCCAGGCGTTCTCCACCGGGCATTCCCCACTCGGCACCGACCTGCGAAGCGCGATGATCGCCGACGCCGACGACGTGGCCCGCCTGCTCACCGAACTGGGTTATCCCTGCGAGATCGACGAGGCCGCCGAGCGGATCGACGCGATCGCCGCCAACGATCGCCAGGCGCTGGTGCTGGCCCGCCGCGACGGCGCGGTGTGCGGGCTGGTCGCGCTGGACTACATGTACTACCTGCCGCTGGGCACCATCACCTGCCGGGTCACCGCGCTGGTGGTCACCCCGACCTCGCAGGGCCTGGGCATCGGCCGCCAGTTGCTGAAGGAAGCCGAACGCCGCGCCCGCACCGGCGGTGCCGCTCGCATCGAACTCACCAGCGGCTCGCAGCGCACCGAGGCGCATGCGTTCTACCGGGCCTGCGGCTACAAGGACAGTTCCGTGCGTTTCGTGAAACAACTGGGAGCTTGA
- a CDS encoding haloacid dehalogenase-like hydrolase has translation MHEAASAFPPPRDDAPLVVFDFDHTLYDGDSGSHLFKWLIQRAWWRQLLAILAAPFAGPMVAFLPTRRAGISVFVWIGTIGLHRRRDLDALIDAYVAGHVDAIQSRLLPIALEVFRAHRAAGDRVVVATGAPPELARAILTFVAHHDVPVVGTLVGPKFGAVAAIRHCHHAMKMTMLRDAGFIQPVAIAYTDSSADLPLLQAAVRPVVVNPKAGSVAMFRKVLPAGTPILNWGCADRAGQRVAG, from the coding sequence GTGCACGAAGCCGCATCGGCATTCCCTCCGCCGCGCGACGATGCGCCGCTGGTGGTGTTCGACTTCGACCACACCCTGTACGACGGCGACTCCGGCAGCCATCTTTTCAAGTGGCTGATCCAGCGCGCGTGGTGGCGGCAGTTGTTGGCGATCCTGGCCGCACCGTTCGCCGGGCCGATGGTCGCGTTCCTGCCGACGCGCCGTGCCGGCATCTCGGTGTTCGTCTGGATCGGCACGATCGGGCTGCATCGCAGGCGTGATCTCGACGCGCTGATCGATGCGTACGTGGCCGGCCATGTCGATGCGATCCAGTCGCGCCTGTTGCCGATCGCGCTGGAGGTGTTCCGCGCGCATCGTGCCGCCGGCGATCGGGTGGTCGTGGCCACAGGCGCCCCGCCGGAACTCGCGCGCGCCATCCTGACTTTCGTGGCCCACCACGACGTGCCGGTAGTGGGCACCTTGGTCGGGCCGAAATTCGGCGCGGTCGCGGCGATCCGCCACTGCCACCACGCGATGAAGATGACCATGCTGCGCGATGCCGGTTTCATCCAGCCGGTGGCCATCGCCTACACCGACAGCAGCGCCGACCTGCCCTTGCTGCAGGCCGCGGTGCGCCCGGTGGTGGTGAATCCGAAAGCCGGCAGCGTGGCGATGTTCCGCAAGGTGCTGCCCGCGGGCACGCCGATCCTCAACTGGGGCTGCGCCGACCGCGCGGGGCAACGGGTCGCGGGCTAG
- a CDS encoding antibiotic biosynthesis monooxygenase family protein — MHDDRFARLPKPPYYAVIFSSLRRGDAADGYAEAATRMDELARVQPGFLGVESARDNEGFGITTAYFDSEASIKAWRGHDEHASARQRGRDAWYAQFAVRVAKVERAYEWECGNA; from the coding sequence ATGCACGACGACCGATTCGCCCGCCTGCCCAAGCCGCCGTATTACGCGGTGATCTTCAGTTCGCTACGCCGTGGCGATGCCGCCGATGGCTATGCCGAGGCCGCGACACGCATGGATGAGTTGGCGCGCGTGCAGCCCGGTTTCCTGGGCGTTGAATCCGCGCGCGACAACGAAGGCTTCGGCATCACCACCGCGTATTTCGACAGCGAAGCCTCGATCAAGGCCTGGCGCGGCCACGACGAACACGCCAGCGCCCGCCAGCGCGGTCGCGACGCTTGGTATGCGCAGTTCGCGGTGCGGGTGGCGAAAGTGGAACGGGCCTACGAATGGGAGTGCGGAAATGCATGA
- a CDS encoding cyanophycinase, producing MPSKVAEGAQRGWIVPIGGAEDKDNDKRVLRRFFELCGGAGADIAVIPTASRLNDTGDRYEQLFSEMGAGNVSVLDFDTRRDAHERNRVAAIEQASGIFITGGNQLRLSTMLGGTPIAQAIRARNAHGIPVGGTSAGAGILSEHMIAGGESDSATPHANSVRLAPGLGLTNRVVIDQHFRQRDRLGRLLAALAYNPFAIGLGVDEDTAALIGPDNVIQVEGSGAVTVVDADDLQFSSMAQVSGDAPVCMLGLQIHILTAGATYNLETRKASAGTLSPSKE from the coding sequence ATGCCAAGCAAGGTGGCCGAAGGCGCGCAGCGCGGCTGGATCGTCCCCATTGGCGGGGCCGAGGACAAGGACAACGACAAGCGGGTGCTGCGCCGGTTCTTCGAACTGTGCGGCGGCGCGGGCGCGGACATCGCGGTGATTCCGACCGCAAGTCGGCTCAACGACACCGGCGACCGCTACGAGCAACTGTTCTCGGAGATGGGCGCGGGCAACGTCAGCGTGCTCGATTTCGATACTCGCCGCGATGCGCACGAGCGCAACCGCGTGGCGGCCATCGAACAGGCCTCCGGGATCTTCATCACCGGCGGCAACCAGTTGCGGTTGTCCACGATGCTCGGCGGCACCCCCATCGCGCAGGCGATCCGCGCCCGCAATGCGCATGGGATTCCGGTCGGCGGCACCAGCGCCGGTGCCGGCATCCTCAGCGAACACATGATCGCCGGCGGCGAAAGCGACAGCGCCACGCCGCATGCGAACAGCGTGCGCCTGGCGCCGGGACTGGGCCTGACCAATCGCGTGGTGATCGACCAGCATTTCCGGCAGCGCGACCGGCTTGGTCGGTTGCTGGCAGCGCTGGCCTACAACCCGTTCGCGATCGGGCTCGGCGTCGATGAAGACACTGCTGCCCTGATCGGCCCGGACAACGTGATCCAGGTGGAAGGCAGCGGTGCAGTGACCGTGGTGGATGCCGACGACCTGCAGTTCTCGTCGATGGCTCAGGTCAGTGGCGATGCGCCTGTATGCATGCTGGGCTTGCAGATCCACATCCTGACCGCGGGTGCCACGTACAACCTGGAAACACGCAAGGCTTCGGCCGGGACGCTGTCGCCCAGCAAGGAATGA
- the cphA gene encoding cyanophycin synthetase has translation MRILNRNVYVGPSQYAKFPVIRLELDLGALEQWPTAKLGDGFVDGLLAALPGLAEHGCSYREPGGFVRRMREGEGTWLGHVLEHVAIELQNVAGEDVTFGKTRSMSDDRPGVYSVVYEYAQKEEGIAAGELALKLLDSLLPAELRSATDDTWNWEEERDGFIRYAQRRALGPSTMSLVRAAEERGIPWLRLNEQSLVQLGHGKYQQRIQATVTGRTPHIAVELASDKEETNKILGSLGLPVPRQELVTSQTEALRAARRLGGGVVLKPYNGNHGRGITINVSAEDDIRAGFEAAREHSRSVIVETYLAGDDHRLLVVNGELVAATRRTPGHVVGDGASTVTQLVEVVNSDPRRGVGHEKVLTKLKLDREAELMLERVGYTAESVPKAGEVVPLRSTANLSTGGTATDVTDIIHPDNRAMAERAVRAIGLDVGGVDFLSTNIAESYKSIGGGICEVNAAPGFRMHIAPSEGTPRDAAGPVIEMLFPPGAPSRVPIAAVTGTNGKTTTSRMLAHIAKMAGYTPGLTTTDGVYIDGQRTVEGDMTGPVSARMVMADPQIDFAVLETARGGLVRAGMGVAEVDVGAVINVASDHLGLKGIDTLEQLAEVKRIVVEVARECAVLNADDPNVLKMSAYTDAKVLCYVTMNPSHPLVREHVRAGGRACALEAGVNGHMITLYDKGSHIPLLWTHLIPATLEGRALHNVQNAMFAASMAFSLGMKLDAIRHGLRTFDTTFFQAPGRMNVYNEHPFKVIMDYAHNAHATSVMADLAQRLDVSGRRIVVVAGPGDRRDEDLREIAATLAGKFDHYVVRRDDGLRGRDGDEVPRIISKALEIAGVDPAAITVIPDEQEAVDAALRMGQPGDLLVVFADALVRTWKQIIRFKPEGEMQKATARAEVPTLETTLDEQLVAAMEGVVRDERGLRFEREESD, from the coding sequence ATGCGCATCTTGAATCGCAACGTCTACGTGGGGCCCTCGCAGTACGCGAAGTTCCCGGTGATCCGCCTCGAACTCGACCTTGGCGCGCTGGAGCAATGGCCCACCGCGAAGCTGGGCGACGGCTTCGTCGACGGCCTGCTGGCCGCGCTGCCCGGACTGGCCGAACACGGCTGCTCCTATCGCGAGCCCGGCGGCTTCGTCCGCCGCATGCGCGAGGGCGAGGGTACTTGGCTGGGCCACGTGCTGGAACACGTCGCCATCGAGCTGCAGAACGTGGCCGGCGAGGACGTCACCTTCGGCAAGACCCGCAGCATGTCCGACGATCGTCCCGGCGTGTATTCGGTGGTCTACGAATACGCGCAGAAAGAGGAGGGCATCGCTGCCGGCGAACTGGCGCTGAAGCTGCTGGATTCGCTGCTTCCCGCGGAGCTGCGCAGCGCCACCGACGACACCTGGAACTGGGAAGAGGAACGCGACGGCTTCATCCGCTACGCGCAACGCCGCGCGCTGGGCCCGTCGACGATGTCGCTGGTGCGCGCCGCGGAAGAGCGTGGCATCCCGTGGCTGCGCCTCAACGAGCAATCACTGGTGCAACTCGGCCATGGCAAGTACCAGCAGCGCATCCAGGCCACGGTCACCGGACGCACCCCGCATATCGCGGTGGAACTGGCCAGCGACAAGGAAGAAACCAACAAGATCCTCGGCTCGCTCGGGCTGCCGGTGCCGCGCCAGGAACTGGTGACCAGCCAGACGGAAGCGCTGCGCGCCGCGCGCCGCCTCGGCGGTGGCGTGGTGCTGAAGCCGTACAACGGCAACCACGGTCGCGGCATCACCATCAACGTCAGCGCGGAAGACGACATCCGCGCCGGCTTCGAGGCCGCGCGCGAGCATTCGCGTTCGGTGATCGTGGAAACCTACCTGGCCGGCGACGACCATCGCCTGCTGGTGGTCAACGGCGAGCTGGTCGCGGCGACGCGGCGCACGCCGGGCCACGTGGTTGGCGATGGCGCGTCCACCGTGACACAGCTGGTCGAGGTCGTGAACAGCGATCCCCGCCGCGGCGTGGGTCACGAGAAAGTGCTGACCAAGCTCAAGCTCGACCGCGAGGCCGAACTGATGCTGGAACGCGTGGGCTACACCGCGGAGTCGGTGCCGAAAGCCGGCGAAGTGGTGCCGCTGCGCTCCACCGCGAATCTCTCCACCGGCGGCACCGCCACCGACGTGACCGACATCATCCATCCCGACAACCGGGCGATGGCCGAGCGCGCCGTGCGCGCGATCGGGCTGGACGTGGGCGGCGTGGATTTCCTCAGCACCAACATCGCCGAAAGCTACAAGTCGATCGGCGGCGGCATCTGCGAAGTGAATGCTGCGCCCGGCTTCCGCATGCACATCGCGCCGAGCGAAGGCACGCCGCGCGATGCGGCCGGCCCGGTGATCGAGATGCTGTTCCCGCCGGGCGCGCCGTCGCGGGTGCCGATCGCCGCGGTGACCGGCACCAACGGCAAGACCACGACCTCGCGCATGCTCGCGCACATCGCCAAGATGGCCGGCTACACGCCGGGCCTGACGACCACCGACGGCGTCTACATCGACGGCCAGCGCACGGTGGAAGGCGACATGACCGGGCCGGTGTCCGCGCGCATGGTGATGGCCGATCCGCAGATCGATTTCGCCGTGCTGGAAACCGCGCGCGGCGGCCTGGTGCGTGCCGGCATGGGCGTGGCCGAGGTCGACGTGGGCGCGGTGATCAACGTCGCTTCCGATCATCTTGGCCTGAAGGGCATCGACACGCTCGAGCAACTGGCCGAAGTGAAGCGCATCGTGGTGGAAGTGGCGCGCGAGTGCGCGGTGCTCAACGCCGACGATCCCAACGTGCTGAAGATGTCCGCGTACACCGATGCCAAGGTCCTCTGCTACGTGACCATGAATCCGTCGCACCCGCTGGTGCGGGAGCATGTGCGTGCCGGCGGCCGCGCCTGCGCGCTGGAGGCCGGCGTCAACGGCCACATGATCACCCTGTACGACAAGGGCAGCCACATCCCGCTGCTGTGGACGCATCTCATTCCGGCGACGCTGGAAGGACGCGCGCTGCACAACGTGCAGAACGCGATGTTCGCGGCGTCGATGGCGTTCTCGCTGGGCATGAAGCTGGATGCGATCCGCCACGGCCTGCGCACGTTCGACACCACGTTCTTCCAGGCCCCGGGCCGGATGAACGTGTACAACGAGCACCCGTTCAAGGTGATCATGGACTACGCGCACAACGCGCACGCGACCAGCGTGATGGCCGACCTCGCGCAGCGCCTTGACGTCAGCGGACGGCGCATCGTCGTCGTCGCCGGGCCGGGCGACCGCCGCGACGAAGACCTGCGCGAAATCGCCGCCACCCTGGCCGGCAAGTTCGACCATTACGTGGTGCGTCGCGACGACGGCCTGCGTGGCCGCGACGGCGACGAAGTCCCGCGGATCATCTCCAAGGCGCTGGAAATCGCGGGTGTGGATCCCGCCGCGATCACCGTGATCCCCGACGAACAGGAAGCGGTCGATGCCGCCCTGCGCATGGGCCAGCCGGGCGACCTGCTGGTGGTGTTCGCCGACGCGCTGGTCCGCACCTGGAAGCAGATCATCCGCTTCAAGCCCGAGGGCGAGATGCAGAAGGCGACCGCGCGCGCTGAAGTGCCCACGCTGGAAACCACCCTGGACGAGCAACTGGTCGCGGCGATGGAAGGCGTGGTGCGCGACGAACGCGGCCTGCGCTTCGAGCGCGAGGAAAGCGATTGA
- a CDS encoding zf-TFIIB domain-containing protein, whose translation MQDAARPQAFACPKCDAQMRIQRHPENDAYRCEGCHGLWLPLMASEQLEERAEQIDTARYAGTSAPEPRTLACPQCAHVPLIRMVDAGYPDIHFESCKTCYGRYYDAGEFREVSEDPSFLERLFGPG comes from the coding sequence ATGCAGGACGCAGCCCGGCCGCAGGCATTCGCCTGCCCCAAGTGCGATGCGCAGATGCGCATCCAGCGCCATCCGGAAAACGATGCCTATCGCTGCGAGGGTTGCCACGGCCTGTGGCTGCCGCTGATGGCCAGCGAGCAGCTGGAAGAGCGCGCCGAGCAGATCGACACCGCGCGTTATGCCGGCACGTCCGCGCCGGAACCGCGCACCCTGGCCTGCCCGCAATGCGCGCATGTGCCGCTGATCCGCATGGTCGATGCCGGGTATCCCGACATCCATTTCGAGAGCTGCAAGACCTGCTACGGCCGCTATTACGACGCCGGCGAATTCCGCGAAGTCAGCGAGGACCCGTCGTTCCTCGAACGGCTGTTCGGGCCCGGCTGA
- the crp gene encoding cAMP-activated global transcriptional regulator CRP, which produces MSAIFNKPVMPRAINPLLADAATIERFIAQCHRRKYPARSDVFRPGDAAGTLYYIMSGSISIIASEDDGRELVLGYIGPGEFVGEMGLFVDADQRAVALRTRTACELAEIGYERLQQLLTAQANDASRLLYSMGAQISQRLLDTSRKAGRLAFLDVSDRIYRTLFDLSREPDALSHPQGSQLRVSRQELARLVGCSREMAGRVLKKLEADGKLHARGKTVVIYGTRD; this is translated from the coding sequence ATGAGCGCGATCTTCAACAAGCCCGTCATGCCGCGCGCGATCAATCCGCTGCTGGCGGACGCCGCGACGATCGAGCGCTTCATCGCGCAGTGCCACCGCCGCAAGTACCCGGCGCGGAGCGACGTGTTCCGGCCCGGCGACGCCGCGGGCACGCTTTACTACATCATGTCCGGCTCGATCAGCATCATCGCCAGCGAGGATGACGGCCGCGAACTGGTGCTGGGCTACATCGGCCCGGGCGAATTCGTGGGCGAGATGGGCCTGTTCGTGGACGCCGACCAGCGCGCGGTGGCACTGCGCACGCGCACCGCCTGCGAACTGGCCGAGATCGGTTACGAGCGCCTGCAGCAGTTGCTCACCGCCCAGGCCAACGACGCCTCCCGCCTGCTGTATTCGATGGGTGCGCAGATCAGCCAGCGCCTGCTCGACACCAGCCGCAAGGCCGGCCGCCTGGCCTTCCTCGATGTCAGCGACCGCATCTACCGCACCCTGTTCGACCTGTCCCGCGAGCCCGACGCGCTGAGCCATCCGCAGGGCAGCCAGTTGCGCGTGTCCCGCCAGGAGCTGGCGCGGCTGGTCGGCTGCTCGCGCGAAATGGCCGGCCGCGTGCTCAAGAAACTGGAGGCCGACGGCAAGCTGCATGCGCGCGGCAAGACCGTGGTCATCTACGGCACCCGCGACTGA
- a CDS encoding Mur ligase family protein — protein sequence MSIVAMQEPFEDSRRLTGANLYFDGAGAALETSPGLAFDADTLQRWRANIVLARALLDWPEGAVVVREHATGASLAFEAPFDQLYIAAEVNEWALYSALGQRASDAPVDEEAEHPRPHVAHVDDDGALRQLQALAATEAKPALRALVDAARARGVPAHADDDALSLGEGATSRTWPLSRLPAIDDVPWLQLHAIPKAVVTGSNGKTTTVRLLAAMLRAHGLHAGYSSTDGLFIDGERVEAGDYSGPVGARTVLRDPRVDAAVLETARGGLLRRGLVARDARVAVVTNVAADHFGEYGIHTLDHIAAVKLVVAKSLAADGLLVLNADDPMLVAHAPAARRIGWFSLVFADAMGRGAPACGMRDGQLILFRDGIEYDLGDVSAMPLSVGGAARYNIANIAGASLAADALGVATDTIAAVLARFGASNADNPGRLQRWTLGDVEVLLDYAHNPDGLRGLLDVAAGLRRGGRLGLLLGHAGNRLESDFHALAAVAADAKPDRVWLKDIGGEYLRGRASGDVAMILRDALLASGIAETDLPICLDEAQASREALAWARAGDLLVLPVHELARRDEVVALLDRLQAEGWRAGEALPADA from the coding sequence TTGAGCATTGTCGCCATGCAGGAACCGTTCGAGGATTCGCGGCGGCTGACCGGTGCCAACCTGTATTTCGACGGCGCGGGCGCGGCGCTGGAAACGTCGCCGGGCCTCGCCTTCGATGCGGACACGTTGCAACGCTGGCGCGCGAACATCGTGCTTGCGCGTGCATTGCTGGATTGGCCGGAAGGTGCCGTCGTGGTGCGCGAGCACGCCACCGGTGCGTCGCTCGCCTTCGAGGCACCGTTCGACCAGCTCTACATCGCCGCCGAAGTGAACGAGTGGGCGCTGTATTCGGCGCTCGGCCAGCGTGCCAGCGATGCGCCGGTCGACGAGGAAGCCGAGCATCCACGCCCGCACGTCGCCCACGTCGACGACGACGGCGCCCTGCGCCAGTTGCAGGCGCTGGCCGCGACGGAAGCGAAGCCGGCGCTGCGCGCGTTGGTCGATGCGGCCCGCGCACGCGGCGTGCCCGCGCATGCGGACGACGATGCGTTGTCGCTCGGCGAAGGCGCGACCTCACGGACTTGGCCGTTGTCCAGATTGCCCGCGATCGACGACGTGCCGTGGTTGCAGTTGCATGCGATCCCGAAAGCCGTGGTCACCGGCTCCAACGGCAAGACCACCACCGTGCGCCTGCTCGCGGCGATGCTGCGCGCGCACGGTCTGCACGCGGGCTACAGCAGCACCGATGGCCTGTTCATCGACGGCGAACGCGTCGAGGCCGGCGACTATTCCGGTCCCGTCGGCGCGCGCACCGTGCTGCGCGATCCGCGGGTCGATGCCGCCGTGCTGGAAACCGCGCGCGGCGGGCTGCTGCGGCGTGGCCTGGTCGCCCGCGATGCGCGCGTGGCGGTGGTCACCAACGTCGCGGCCGACCATTTCGGCGAATACGGCATCCACACGCTGGATCACATCGCGGCGGTGAAGCTGGTCGTCGCCAAATCGCTCGCGGCCGATGGCCTGCTGGTACTCAACGCCGACGATCCGATGCTGGTCGCGCATGCGCCGGCAGCGCGCCGCATCGGCTGGTTCTCACTCGTATTCGCCGATGCGATGGGGCGCGGCGCGCCTGCCTGCGGTATGCGCGATGGCCAACTGATCCTGTTCCGCGACGGCATCGAGTACGACCTCGGCGATGTTTCGGCAATGCCGCTCTCTGTGGGCGGCGCGGCGCGCTACAACATCGCCAACATCGCGGGAGCGTCGTTGGCGGCGGATGCACTGGGCGTGGCGACGGACACGATTGCGGCCGTGCTCGCCCGCTTCGGTGCCAGCAATGCGGACAACCCCGGCCGCCTGCAGCGCTGGACGCTGGGCGATGTCGAGGTGCTGCTGGACTATGCGCACAACCCGGACGGCCTGCGTGGCCTGCTCGATGTCGCGGCCGGCCTGCGTCGCGGGGGGCGCCTGGGACTGCTGCTGGGCCATGCCGGCAATCGGCTGGAATCGGATTTCCATGCCTTGGCGGCGGTTGCCGCCGACGCGAAACCCGACCGCGTGTGGCTGAAGGACATCGGTGGCGAGTACCTGCGCGGGCGCGCCTCCGGCGACGTGGCGATGATCCTGCGCGACGCGCTGCTTGCGTCCGGCATCGCCGAGACCGACCTGCCGATCTGCCTGGACGAAGCACAGGCCTCACGCGAGGCCCTGGCCTGGGCACGGGCTGGCGATTTGCTGGTGTTGCCCGTGCACGAACTGGCGCGACGCGACGAGGTCGTGGCCTTGCTGGATCGCTTGCAGGCCGAAGGCTGGCGTGCGGGCGAGGCGTTGCCGGCGGACGCGTGA
- the trpC gene encoding indole-3-glycerol phosphate synthase TrpC produces the protein MHDVLKRILARKQEEVAERRERVSLFELKARVASSPPVRGFADAVEAKIVAGLPAVIAEIKKASPSKGMIRPDFHPAEIARSYEAGGAACLSVLTDIDFFQGSDAYLRQARAACSLPVLRKDFIVDAYQLQEARVLGADCVLLIAAALDDRQLSEFAFIADELGMDVLVEVHDLDELERSLPIPARLLGINNRNLRTFEVSLQATLDLKAMVPNDRVLVTESGIVAPADVQLMRDAGVHAFLVGEAFMRQPDPGRALSDLFAA, from the coding sequence ATGCATGATGTGCTGAAGCGCATCCTGGCGCGCAAGCAGGAAGAAGTGGCTGAACGCCGCGAGCGTGTCTCCCTGTTCGAGTTGAAGGCGCGTGTTGCATCCTCGCCGCCCGTGCGCGGCTTCGCCGATGCGGTCGAGGCGAAGATCGTCGCGGGCTTGCCGGCGGTGATCGCCGAAATCAAGAAGGCCAGCCCGAGCAAGGGCATGATCCGACCCGATTTCCATCCGGCCGAGATCGCGCGCAGCTACGAGGCCGGCGGCGCGGCCTGCCTGTCGGTGCTGACCGACATCGATTTCTTCCAGGGCAGCGATGCCTACCTGCGGCAGGCGCGTGCGGCATGTTCGCTGCCGGTGTTGCGCAAGGACTTCATCGTCGATGCGTACCAGTTGCAAGAGGCGCGCGTGCTCGGCGCCGACTGCGTGCTGCTGATCGCCGCGGCGCTGGACGACCGGCAGCTGTCCGAATTCGCCTTCATCGCCGACGAGCTCGGCATGGACGTGCTGGTCGAGGTGCACGACCTCGACGAACTCGAGCGTTCGCTGCCGATCCCTGCGCGCCTGCTCGGCATCAACAACCGCAACCTGCGCACGTTCGAGGTGTCGCTGCAGGCCACGCTGGACCTGAAGGCGATGGTACCGAACGATCGCGTGCTTGTGACCGAGAGCGGCATCGTCGCCCCGGCCGACGTGCAGTTGATGCGCGATGCCGGCGTGCATGCCTTCCTGGTCGGCGAGGCCTTCATGCGCCAGCCGGATCCGGGCCGCGCGCTCAGCGACCTGTTCGCCGCGTGA